From Armatimonadota bacterium, a single genomic window includes:
- a CDS encoding GTP-binding protein, with the protein MAKQRFERTKPHVNIGTIGHVDHGKTTLTAAITA; encoded by the coding sequence ATGGCAAAGCAGCGGTTTGAGAGGACGAAGCCGCACGTGAACATTGGAACGATAGGTCACGTGGACCATGGCAAGACAACGTTGACTGCCGCGATCACTGCGG